GCCAACGCCTATGCCTCAGCGGTACGCCGCTGGAAAACCACCTGGGCGAGCTGTGGTCGCTGTTTCACTTTCTGCTGCCCGGCTGGCTCGGCGACGTTAAAAGTTTCAATGCCGATTACCGCGTGCCGATCGAAAAACGCGCCAGCGAAGTCAGACTTCAACACCTCAACGGTCGGATCAAACCGTTTCTGCTGCGCCGCACCAAGGAACAGGTCGCGACCGAGCTGCCGCCGAAAACCGAGATCATCCACTGGGTCGACCTCAACGAGGCCCAGCGCGATGTGTACGAAACCATGCGCCTGGCCATGGACAAGAAGGTTCGCGACGAGATCACCCGCAAAGGCGTGGCGCGCAGTCAGATCATCATTCTCGAAGCGTTGCTCAAGCTGCGTCAGGTTTGCTGCGACTTGCGCCTGGTCAGCGACGCCACCCTGCCCGCTCGCGGCAGCACCTCGGGCAAGCTCGACAGCCTGATGGAAATGCTCGAGGAGTTGTTTGAGGAAGGACGGCGAATCCTGCTGTTTTCGCAGTTCACTTCGATGCTGTCACTGATCGAGGATGAACTGAAAAAACGCAACGTCGCCTATGCGTTGCTGACGGGACAGACTCGGGATCGGCGCACGCCTGTGAAGGAATTCCAGAGCGGCAAGCGTCAGATCTTTCTTATCAGTCTTAAGGCTGGTGGCGTTGGTCTGAACCTGACGGAAGCGGACACCGTGATTCACTACGATCCGTGGTGGAACCCGGCGACCGAGAATCAGGCAACCGACCGTGCGTATCGCATTGGTCAGGAGAAGCCGGTATTCGTCTACAAGATGATTGCCCGGGGGACGGTCGAGGAGAAGATTCAGCATCTTCAAAAGGAAAAGTCCGACCTGGCGGCCGGTGTGCTGGATGGGCGCAAGGCTGGGGACTGGAAGTTGCAGAGTGATGATATCGAGGCACTGTTTGCGCCGTTGCCGGACAAGCTCGACAAGCGCTGAATTCTTTTTCGTCTACCAGATCGATTCGCGGGCAAGCCCGCTCCCACAGAGATAGCGCTAAACCTGTGGGAGCGGGCTTGCCCGCGAATGGCTCGACTCGGTTTTGAGCCAGACTCAGCCCTTGAGTACGCGCGCCAACGTCGATTTCACTTTGCCCATGCCGTCATGCAACGCCTGCTCGATTTCGGCCATGGTGATCACCGCCGTGGTCTTGCCCGCCGCCGGGTTCACCACCAGTGACAGACAGGCGTAATCCAGATCCAGCTCGCGAGCCAGTGCCGCTTCCGGCATGCCGGTCATGCCGACGATGTCGCAGCCGTCACGCTCCAGGCGCACGATCTCTGCCACGGTTTCCAGTCGCGGACCCTGAGTGCAAGCGTAAACGCCTTGATCGCTGTACTCACAACCTTCGGCGGCCAGCGCAGCAATCAGTTGCTGACGCAGTGGCTCGCTGTAGGGAAAGCTGAAATCGATGTGTGTGACATGTTCCAGATCATCGGCGAAATAGGTGTGCTCGCGACCGCTGGTGTAGTCCACAATCTGATGCGGCACGCAGAAATGTCCGGTGCCCATTGCAGGATGAATCCCGCCCACAGCGTTGACCGCAATGATCGCTTCGGCCCCGGCCTGCTTCAACGCCCACAGGTTGGCGCGGTAGTTGACCTGGTGCGGCGGGAAGCGATGCGGATGGCCGTGACGAGCGAGGAACAGCACTTCCTTGCCGGCGTATTCGCCAATCTGGACGTCGGCCGATGGCGCACCATAAGGCGTATCCACCGCCAGCGACTGACGAATGCTCAGGCCTTCCAGCTGGGTCAGGCCGGTGCCACCGATGATTGCGTAAACCGTCATAGCGAAAAATCCTTAATCGATCAGTTGAGCGTCTTTGAGCGCGCCGACAGCGGTCAGCCAGCGCGGATCCTG
The sequence above is a segment of the Pseudomonas sp. HS6 genome. Coding sequences within it:
- a CDS encoding S-methyl-5'-thioinosine phosphorylase, whose translation is MTVYAIIGGTGLTQLEGLSIRQSLAVDTPYGAPSADVQIGEYAGKEVLFLARHGHPHRFPPHQVNYRANLWALKQAGAEAIIAVNAVGGIHPAMGTGHFCVPHQIVDYTSGREHTYFADDLEHVTHIDFSFPYSEPLRQQLIAALAAEGCEYSDQGVYACTQGPRLETVAEIVRLERDGCDIVGMTGMPEAALARELDLDYACLSLVVNPAAGKTTAVITMAEIEQALHDGMGKVKSTLARVLKG